One segment of Natranaeroarchaeum aerophilus DNA contains the following:
- the lysS gene encoding lysine--tRNA ligase — protein sequence MSENSTTDRESESERPDHGVPPEHDPYLLREDDEGDHHAFWADRVADQVETRDPDEPIVIKGGISPSGIPHLGNANEIVLGYFVAEVLRECGYAVNQIFTTDDRDPLRGLPRKLADLDGEIVGLGEVDASALGRNLGKPYTAIPDPFGCCDSYGDHFSTLIGGIADDLDIPIELVSNTACYEDGRFEGATEYLLENRETARAVLAAYQDKVDEEYVPFNPICGECGKVTETVTDVDADAGTVDYRCTDMEAGDQTIEGCGHEGTATLRDGKLPWRFEWVTQWRELGVDFEPFGKDHAEGSWPSGVDIAQNVFDIEPPVPMVYEWFTLDGEPFSSSAGNVVMVSEVLELIEPAVLRYFFAKDPTRSRDFSIPRLDQLVDEFDRLEAIYYGDVEPTDESEAAFAERVYPFLVDDLEPGADPADSDRPVRIPFRFAAVLGMTEDPTLREEIAKREGHIPEDASDEVVENALARVEQARRWASRTDNAYNYELKRESMPDVDFDANTEAALDELADFIEAHDDPEAIQSEIYEIARRHDVEVGDFFSAGYRLLFDQEQGPKLGTFLAKLDEAFVLARLRRER from the coding sequence ATGAGCGAGAACTCAACCACCGACAGAGAGTCCGAATCGGAGCGCCCCGACCACGGCGTCCCGCCGGAGCACGACCCGTACCTGTTGCGCGAAGACGACGAGGGCGACCACCACGCCTTCTGGGCCGATCGCGTCGCCGATCAGGTCGAGACACGGGACCCAGACGAACCGATCGTGATCAAGGGCGGTATCTCGCCCTCCGGCATCCCGCATCTGGGCAACGCAAACGAAATTGTGCTTGGCTACTTCGTCGCCGAAGTTCTCCGCGAGTGCGGGTACGCGGTCAACCAGATCTTCACGACTGACGACCGCGACCCGCTGCGTGGCCTCCCCCGAAAGCTCGCGGATCTGGACGGCGAGATCGTCGGGCTCGGTGAGGTCGACGCCAGTGCCCTCGGCCGAAATCTGGGCAAGCCCTACACCGCGATACCCGACCCCTTCGGGTGCTGTGACTCCTATGGCGACCACTTCTCGACGCTGATCGGCGGAATCGCCGACGATCTGGATATCCCGATCGAACTCGTCTCGAACACCGCCTGCTACGAGGACGGCCGGTTCGAAGGAGCGACCGAGTACCTGCTGGAGAACCGGGAGACAGCCCGGGCGGTTCTCGCGGCATATCAGGACAAGGTCGACGAGGAGTACGTCCCGTTCAACCCGATCTGTGGGGAGTGCGGGAAGGTAACAGAGACCGTGACCGACGTTGACGCCGACGCTGGCACCGTCGACTATCGCTGCACCGACATGGAGGCGGGCGACCAGACGATCGAGGGCTGTGGCCACGAGGGAACCGCGACGCTCCGGGACGGCAAGCTCCCCTGGCGCTTCGAGTGGGTAACCCAGTGGCGCGAGCTCGGCGTCGACTTCGAGCCCTTCGGCAAGGACCACGCCGAGGGCTCCTGGCCCAGCGGCGTCGATATCGCGCAGAACGTCTTCGACATCGAGCCTCCGGTGCCGATGGTCTACGAGTGGTTCACCCTCGACGGCGAGCCGTTCTCGTCGTCGGCGGGCAACGTCGTGATGGTGTCGGAGGTGCTGGAGCTGATCGAACCCGCAGTCCTCCGGTACTTCTTCGCGAAGGACCCCACCCGCTCGCGGGATTTCTCGATCCCGAGACTCGACCAGCTCGTCGACGAGTTCGACCGTCTCGAAGCCATCTATTACGGGGACGTCGAACCGACCGACGAGTCCGAGGCCGCCTTCGCCGAACGCGTCTACCCGTTCCTCGTCGACGACCTAGAACCGGGTGCCGATCCCGCCGACAGCGATCGACCGGTCCGGATTCCGTTCCGCTTTGCCGCAGTGCTTGGTATGACCGAGGATCCCACCCTCCGCGAGGAGATCGCAAAGCGGGAGGGCCACATTCCCGAGGACGCGAGCGACGAAGTCGTCGAAAACGCCCTGGCGCGGGTCGAACAGGCACGTCGCTGGGCGAGCAGGACGGACAACGCCTACAACTACGAGCTCAAGCGCGAGTCGATGCCGGACGTCGACTTCGACGCGAACACGGAAGCCGCGCTCGACGAACTCGCCGACTTCATCGAGGCCCACGACGACCCCGAGGCGATCCAGAGCGAGATCTACGAGATCGCTCGACGCCACGACGTCGAAGTCGGTGACTTCTTCTCGGCTGGCTACCGGCTCTTGTTCGATCAGGAGCAGGGGCCGAAGCTCGGTACATTCCTCGCGAAACTCGACGAGGCGTTCGTGCTTGCCCGGCTCCGGCGCGAGCGCTAG
- the pyrH gene encoding UMP kinase: MKVVVSIGGSVLAPDLGAERIREHAAVIEGLVEDGCTVGAVVGGGTVAREYIGTARDLGANEMKLDEIGIDVTRLNARLLISALGQEAVPSPAETYEEAGEAIRRGDVCVMGGVAPAQTTDAVSAALAEYVDADLLVYATSVPGVYSADPNETDDATKHERLSAAELVDVIAGIEMNAGSSAPVDLLAAKVIQRSGMRTIVLDGTKPERISEAVRYGDHDGTDVIPEGAGDEPTYWADGER, encoded by the coding sequence ATGAAAGTGGTCGTTTCTATCGGCGGGAGCGTACTCGCTCCGGATCTGGGGGCCGAACGGATCCGCGAGCACGCCGCCGTCATCGAGGGACTGGTCGAGGACGGCTGTACCGTGGGCGCGGTCGTCGGCGGCGGCACCGTCGCGCGCGAGTATATCGGTACGGCGCGGGATCTGGGCGCCAACGAGATGAAACTCGACGAGATCGGGATCGACGTCACGCGCCTGAACGCGCGACTCCTGATCTCCGCGCTCGGACAGGAAGCCGTTCCCTCGCCCGCCGAAACGTACGAAGAGGCGGGCGAAGCGATCCGGCGCGGCGACGTCTGTGTGATGGGTGGCGTTGCGCCGGCACAGACGACCGATGCCGTCAGCGCGGCTCTCGCGGAGTACGTCGACGCCGACCTGCTGGTCTACGCCACCAGCGTCCCCGGCGTCTACAGTGCCGACCCGAACGAAACCGACGACGCGACGAAACACGAGCGGCTCTCCGCGGCGGAACTCGTCGACGTGATCGCCGGCATCGAGATGAACGCGGGTAGTTCGGCACCGGTCGATCTGCTCGCCGCGAAAGTGATCCAGCGCTCGGGGATGCGAACCATCGTCCTCGACGGCACGAAACCCGAACGTATCTCGGAAGCGGTCCGCTACGGCGACCATGACGGGACCGACGTGATCCCCGAGGGCGCGGGCGACGAACCGACCTACTGGGCTGACGGAGAGCGATGA
- a CDS encoding hemolysin family protein: MIPFVSDPVVLDLLSTVLAGGAPPVDGAVDVLSRETVTAGGILAIVVLIGLSAFFASSEIAIFSLGNHRVSALVEEGARGAKTLEALKSKPRRLLVTILVGNNIANIAMSSIATGLLGMYFDGGQAVLIATFGVTSIVLLFGESAPKSYAVENSESWALRISKPLKLSEYLLFPLIVIFDRLTRIINRLMGSEGNFENAYVTRSEILDMIETGEREGVLEADEHEMLQRILRFRNRIAKEVMVPRLDVVGVPAEASVEEAVDVAIESGYSRLPVYEGTLDDVVGVVEVNDLVDASGNGENLTARDVAIEPYIVPESKDVDEILTELREDRRRLAIVVDEFGTTAGIVTMEDIVEEIIGEVLGKTEQVPIRWLAEDSVLVRGEVNVHEVNEALDIELPEGGEFESIAGFVFDRAGRLVEEGETVTHDGVKLVVQTAENNRILEVRIELPEEQVPDEGDER, translated from the coding sequence ATGATCCCGTTCGTATCCGATCCGGTCGTACTCGATCTGCTGTCGACGGTTCTCGCCGGAGGAGCACCACCGGTCGACGGTGCAGTCGACGTGTTGTCACGTGAGACGGTCACAGCGGGTGGAATCCTCGCCATCGTCGTACTGATCGGCCTTTCGGCCTTCTTTGCCTCCTCGGAGATCGCTATCTTTTCGCTTGGGAACCACCGCGTCAGCGCGCTCGTCGAGGAGGGTGCCCGCGGAGCGAAGACGCTCGAAGCCCTGAAATCGAAGCCACGGCGTCTGCTGGTGACGATTCTGGTCGGGAACAACATCGCCAACATCGCGATGTCCTCGATCGCGACTGGTCTGCTCGGCATGTATTTCGACGGCGGACAGGCCGTCCTCATCGCTACGTTCGGTGTCACATCGATCGTCCTGCTGTTCGGCGAGAGCGCGCCCAAATCCTACGCCGTCGAGAACAGCGAGTCGTGGGCCCTGCGAATATCGAAGCCGCTGAAACTGTCCGAATATCTGCTCTTTCCGCTGATCGTGATCTTCGACAGGCTGACGCGGATCATCAACCGGCTCATGGGCAGCGAGGGGAACTTCGAGAACGCCTACGTCACGCGATCGGAGATCCTGGATATGATCGAGACGGGCGAGCGCGAGGGCGTACTGGAGGCCGACGAACACGAGATGCTCCAGCGGATCCTCCGCTTTCGCAACCGGATCGCCAAAGAAGTGATGGTACCACGTCTCGATGTCGTCGGCGTCCCCGCCGAAGCGAGCGTCGAGGAGGCAGTCGATGTCGCCATCGAGAGCGGCTACTCCCGGCTCCCGGTGTACGAGGGGACCCTCGACGACGTGGTCGGCGTCGTGGAAGTGAACGATCTCGTTGACGCGAGCGGCAACGGCGAGAACCTGACCGCGCGTGACGTCGCAATCGAGCCGTACATCGTCCCCGAATCGAAAGACGTCGACGAGATCCTGACCGAACTCCGGGAGGACCGACGCAGACTGGCGATCGTCGTCGACGAGTTCGGGACGACCGCCGGAATCGTCACTATGGAGGATATCGTCGAGGAGATCATCGGTGAGGTGCTCGGCAAGACCGAACAGGTCCCGATACGGTGGCTTGCCGAGGATAGCGTGCTGGTCCGGGGGGAAGTGAACGTCCACGAAGTCAACGAGGCGCTCGATATCGAGCTACCGGAGGGCGGCGAGTTCGAGTCGATCGCTGGCTTCGTGTTCGACCGGGCCGGACGCCTTGTCGAGGAGGGCGAGACGGTTACACACGACGGGGTGAAGCTGGTCGTCCAGACCGCGGAGAACAACCGGATTCTGGAGGTCCGGATCGAGCTTCCGGAGGAGCAAGTCCCGGACGAGGGTGACGAACGGTAA
- a CDS encoding molybdopterin synthase has protein sequence MQLLGVVGPSDSGKTTLVERIVNRLSERGRVATIKRMTHAPEIDTDGKDTHRHRSAGAETTYGMTDDDGWFATGEERTLDETLAELATTHDYTVVEGYSEADLPQVVLAGREHAGTAIAEGEDADAVDVPAVIESLDGLEPFESLESLVASAKRAPEAERAGAIATFTGRVRAKDGDEDAPTEYLQFEKYDGVADDRMATISEELESRDGLQRVLMHHRTGVIEYGEDIVFVVVLAGHREEAFRTVEDGINRLKDEVPLFKKEVTVDEEFWVHQRE, from the coding sequence ATGCAACTACTTGGCGTCGTCGGGCCCTCGGACTCGGGGAAGACAACGCTCGTCGAACGGATCGTCAACCGGCTGAGCGAGCGTGGTCGGGTCGCGACAATCAAACGCATGACACACGCGCCCGAGATCGATACCGACGGCAAGGACACGCACCGCCACCGGAGCGCCGGTGCCGAGACGACCTACGGAATGACCGACGACGATGGCTGGTTCGCTACCGGAGAGGAACGCACACTCGACGAGACGCTTGCCGAACTCGCAACGACGCACGACTACACCGTCGTTGAAGGCTACAGTGAGGCGGACCTCCCGCAGGTGGTACTCGCAGGTCGGGAGCACGCGGGGACTGCCATTGCAGAGGGGGAGGACGCCGACGCGGTCGATGTTCCAGCCGTGATCGAGTCGCTGGATGGACTCGAACCGTTCGAGTCGCTCGAATCGCTCGTAGCGAGCGCAAAACGCGCGCCGGAAGCCGAACGCGCCGGTGCAATCGCTACGTTCACCGGGCGCGTTAGAGCGAAAGACGGCGACGAGGACGCCCCGACGGAGTACCTGCAGTTCGAGAAGTACGACGGCGTTGCCGACGACCGGATGGCGACGATTAGCGAGGAACTGGAGTCCCGTGACGGCCTCCAGCGCGTATTGATGCATCACCGGACCGGCGTCATCGAGTACGGCGAGGACATCGTCTTCGTCGTCGTCCTCGCTGGACATCGCGAGGAGGCGTTCCGCACCGTCGAAGATGGCATCAACCGCCTCAAAGACGAGGTGCCGTTGTTCAAAAAAGAGGTTACGGTCGACGAGGAGTTCTGGGTCCATCAGCGGGAGTAG
- a CDS encoding DUF7123 family protein — MSATPQPSTNDDPQNNRTKEERLREYLAEKANDGELYFKGKFIAEDVDLSPKEIGALMVKLRDSCPDLEVEKWSYTSATTWRVEPA, encoded by the coding sequence ATGAGCGCAACTCCACAGCCCTCCACGAACGACGATCCGCAAAATAACCGCACCAAAGAAGAGCGCCTTCGCGAGTACCTGGCGGAGAAAGCCAACGATGGCGAGCTCTACTTCAAGGGCAAGTTCATCGCGGAGGACGTCGATCTCTCGCCCAAAGAGATCGGTGCACTGATGGTCAAGCTCAGGGATTCCTGTCCGGATCTGGAAGTCGAAAAGTGGTCGTACACGAGCGCGACGACGTGGCGTGTCGAACCTGCGTGA
- a CDS encoding site-2 protease family protein — MHATESPDVGPPLSELTGRFHVHEVRTEDDRIEYYGVPLVSHEHLLRELWPVFNDAGYRISFSRRGRTDVIVAEPIDTGMDGIPWTNIVLLLATIVSTLIAGALWFHIDLSDGVFAVLEAWPFTVALLTVLGIHELGHYVMSRYHGVNATLPYFIPVPSIIGTAGAVIKMSGPIPDRRAQFDIGVAGPLAGLVATVIVTAIGLMLDPMTVPAEFANSDDGITVMLGHPPLLELLASALGESLYADDPMRSVHPVVIGGWVGMFITFLNMIPVGQLDGGHISRAMFGRQMEAAAALVPWALFGLAGYLYYGAGVSFAGSFIWLFWGLIALFFVAVGPAQPLSESSLGPKRMAVGMLTFLLAALCFTPVPFEVIG; from the coding sequence ATGCACGCGACGGAGTCGCCCGATGTCGGCCCGCCACTGTCGGAACTTACTGGTCGCTTTCACGTCCACGAAGTACGCACCGAGGACGACCGTATCGAGTACTACGGAGTACCGCTTGTATCCCACGAGCATCTGCTTCGCGAACTGTGGCCTGTGTTCAACGACGCCGGATACAGGATTAGCTTCAGTAGACGGGGGCGGACCGACGTCATCGTCGCGGAACCGATCGATACCGGGATGGATGGAATCCCATGGACGAATATCGTACTCCTGCTGGCGACGATCGTCTCGACGCTGATCGCGGGCGCACTCTGGTTTCACATCGATCTGTCCGACGGCGTATTTGCCGTACTGGAAGCCTGGCCGTTTACTGTCGCCTTGCTCACCGTGCTCGGCATCCACGAACTGGGTCACTACGTGATGAGTCGATACCACGGCGTCAACGCGACCCTGCCCTACTTTATTCCGGTTCCCTCGATCATTGGGACCGCAGGAGCAGTCATCAAAATGAGCGGACCGATCCCGGATCGCCGTGCCCAGTTCGATATCGGTGTTGCCGGGCCGCTTGCGGGCCTCGTTGCGACCGTGATCGTCACCGCGATCGGATTGATGCTCGACCCGATGACGGTCCCCGCAGAGTTCGCCAACAGCGACGACGGCATTACAGTTATGCTCGGACACCCGCCACTGCTGGAACTCCTCGCCAGCGCACTCGGCGAGTCATTATACGCCGACGATCCGATGCGGAGCGTTCATCCGGTCGTCATCGGCGGCTGGGTCGGCATGTTCATCACCTTCCTGAATATGATTCCGGTTGGCCAGCTCGACGGTGGCCACATCTCCCGGGCGATGTTCGGTCGGCAGATGGAAGCGGCGGCCGCCCTGGTCCCGTGGGCGCTGTTCGGGCTTGCCGGATACCTCTACTACGGCGCAGGCGTAAGCTTCGCTGGTTCTTTCATATGGCTATTCTGGGGTCTGATAGCGCTGTTTTTCGTCGCTGTCGGACCGGCACAGCCCCTTTCGGAATCGTCGCTCGGTCCGAAACGCATGGCTGTCGGTATGCTCACGTTCCTGCTTGCAGCACTCTGTTTCACGCCGGTCCCGTTCGAGGTCATCGGCTGA
- the thiL gene encoding thiamine-phosphate kinase, which translates to MDERAALSMLETELEAAGDDAAVVGEQVITTDMLHERSDFPDGTSRYTAGWRAVGASLSDVAAMGAAATAAVAVYAAPEFDRTELTEFVEGARDVCELVGGAYVGGDLDNHVEFTVATTAIGRTDDPVLRSGAEPGDVVCVTGEFGRSAAGLELFRAGDRERGNELFQFTPRIAAGTALAPDATAMMDSSDGLARSLHQLAEASDCGFEIEFDAVPVADAVEEVADSDDERREAALFFGEDFELVFTVPEDAVETVAERSPVPITRIGRVTEQDLLIDGETLPDRGYTHG; encoded by the coding sequence ATGGACGAGCGCGCCGCGCTGTCGATGCTCGAAACCGAACTGGAAGCCGCCGGGGACGACGCAGCGGTCGTCGGCGAGCAGGTCATCACGACCGACATGCTTCACGAGCGGTCCGACTTTCCCGATGGCACGAGCCGATACACGGCAGGCTGGCGCGCCGTCGGCGCGTCGCTGTCGGACGTCGCCGCGATGGGGGCAGCGGCCACGGCTGCAGTCGCCGTCTACGCTGCACCCGAGTTCGATCGGACTGAGCTCACCGAGTTCGTCGAGGGGGCCCGGGACGTCTGCGAGCTGGTCGGCGGGGCCTACGTCGGGGGCGACCTCGACAACCACGTCGAGTTCACTGTCGCGACGACCGCGATCGGCCGAACCGACGACCCGGTGCTGCGAAGCGGTGCAGAGCCGGGTGACGTCGTCTGTGTGACGGGAGAATTTGGCCGGAGCGCCGCCGGGCTAGAGCTGTTTCGGGCCGGAGATCGGGAGCGAGGGAACGAACTCTTCCAGTTCACCCCCAGGATAGCCGCAGGAACGGCGCTTGCACCGGACGCTACGGCGATGATGGATTCGAGCGATGGGCTGGCGCGATCGCTCCATCAGCTGGCCGAGGCAAGCGACTGCGGATTCGAGATCGAGTTCGACGCCGTCCCGGTTGCAGACGCCGTCGAGGAAGTAGCGGACAGTGACGACGAGCGCCGAGAAGCAGCCCTCTTTTTCGGCGAGGACTTCGAGCTTGTTTTTACAGTGCCCGAGGACGCCGTCGAAACGGTTGCCGAGCGTTCACCGGTACCGATCACCCGGATCGGTCGAGTTACTGAACAGGACCTGTTGATCGACGGGGAGACACTGCCGGATCGGGGCTACACGCACGGGTGA
- a CDS encoding 30S ribosomal protein S19e — MTTLYDVPADALIEALAEEIEIEEPDWAEFATTGVDAELPPEQEDFWATRAASLLRKVAINGPVGVERLSTEYGGSKNGSNRYRVAPDKRVDGSQNVIRTILQQLEDEDLVTTADGEGRRVTPEGESLLTETADAVIEDLDRPELEKYA, encoded by the coding sequence ATGACAACGCTGTACGACGTACCTGCGGACGCGCTCATCGAGGCGCTCGCCGAGGAGATCGAGATCGAAGAACCCGACTGGGCCGAGTTCGCCACGACCGGCGTCGACGCCGAACTACCACCCGAACAGGAGGACTTCTGGGCCACCCGCGCCGCCAGCCTTCTCCGGAAGGTCGCGATCAATGGCCCCGTCGGCGTCGAGCGGCTCTCCACCGAGTACGGCGGCTCGAAGAACGGCTCGAACCGCTACCGCGTTGCCCCCGACAAGCGCGTCGACGGGAGCCAGAACGTCATCCGCACCATCCTCCAGCAGCTCGAAGACGAGGACCTCGTCACCACGGCCGACGGCGAAGGCCGCCGCGTCACGCCCGAGGGCGAGAGCCTTCTTACCGAGACTGCCGACGCCGTGATCGAGGATCTCGATCGCCCCGAACTCGAAAAGTACGCCTGA
- a CDS encoding DNA-binding protein, protein MSGNPDEDRLDEIRQKKMEQLKEQQQGEGDAAEAQQARQEQADAQKQAMLRQHLTDGARKRLNTVKMSKPDFGEKVERQVVALAQSGRVQGQIDEDQMKDLLEELKPDSQSFNIRRR, encoded by the coding sequence ATGAGTGGCAACCCCGACGAGGACCGGCTCGATGAGATCCGCCAGAAGAAGATGGAACAGCTCAAAGAACAACAGCAGGGCGAGGGCGACGCTGCGGAGGCCCAGCAGGCGCGACAGGAACAGGCCGACGCCCAGAAACAGGCGATGCTTCGCCAGCATCTCACCGATGGCGCGCGCAAGCGGCTCAACACCGTCAAGATGTCCAAGCCCGATTTCGGCGAGAAGGTAGAACGGCAGGTCGTCGCGCTCGCCCAGAGCGGTCGCGTGCAGGGACAGATCGACGAGGACCAGATGAAAGACCTGCTCGAAGAGCTCAAACCCGACTCCCAGAGCTTCAACATCCGGCGGCGGTAG
- a CDS encoding DUF7411 family protein produces MRLGLLFSGGKDSTLAALLLDEFYDLTLVTAHFGVTDDWQHARDTAETLAYSFERVELDESVAHEAVEQMRADGYPRNAIQDVHVHALETVAEMDFDAVADGTRRDDRVPSVSRAQAQSLEDRHGIDYIAPLSGFGRGAVDRLVDATFDVTVGPSEEIPRSDYEAELRALLADEYGSEAIGDVFPDHEQTYVTDVRSGRPD; encoded by the coding sequence ATGCGACTCGGCCTCCTCTTTAGCGGCGGGAAAGATTCCACGCTCGCCGCACTGTTGCTCGACGAGTTCTACGATCTGACGCTGGTCACCGCCCATTTCGGCGTCACCGACGACTGGCAACACGCCCGAGACACCGCGGAAACACTTGCGTATTCTTTCGAGCGCGTCGAACTCGACGAGTCAGTCGCCCACGAGGCTGTCGAGCAGATGCGCGCGGATGGCTATCCGCGAAACGCCATTCAGGACGTCCACGTTCACGCCCTCGAAACCGTCGCCGAGATGGACTTCGATGCGGTCGCCGACGGGACCCGCCGTGACGACCGCGTCCCCTCGGTGTCGCGTGCACAGGCCCAGAGCCTCGAAGACCGTCACGGGATCGACTACATCGCGCCGCTGTCGGGCTTCGGACGGGGCGCGGTCGACCGACTCGTCGACGCGACGTTCGACGTCACAGTCGGGCCGAGTGAGGAAATCCCTCGCTCGGACTACGAGGCGGAACTCCGTGCGCTACTGGCAGACGAGTATGGCTCCGAAGCGATCGGCGACGTCTTCCCCGATCACGAGCAGACCTACGTGACTGACGTGCGGTCGGGGCGTCCGGACTGA
- a CDS encoding radical SAM protein produces MISKGCEQCAKGGKMVMFVYGYCDQRDCFYCPLGENRKNVTDVYANERKVESDEDVLEEAHRMDALGTSITGGEPQEAMDRTCHYLELLKEEFGEDHHTHLYTGITGGRENMRRLSEAGLDEIRFHPPYEQWGDLHGTEWEEILYIAREEGMTPAFEIPGIRAETEFLDFLDEGAADFCNVNEFEMSDGNYRRMQEQGYELKDGHMSAVDGDREEILDIMGDHEKVYFCTSVFKDAAQHRRRLKRMAKNIRREFDEITDDGTIVYGKTWATEQRLDDLGVPEEFYTVKSDHVEIAWWLLEEMVEDGDLNKGEIVEQYPTVNGTVVERTPLA; encoded by the coding sequence ATGATCTCGAAGGGCTGCGAGCAGTGCGCAAAAGGGGGGAAGATGGTCATGTTCGTCTACGGCTACTGTGACCAGCGCGACTGCTTTTACTGCCCGCTCGGGGAGAATCGCAAGAACGTCACGGACGTCTACGCCAACGAGCGGAAAGTCGAATCCGACGAGGACGTCCTGGAAGAGGCCCACCGGATGGACGCGCTTGGCACCTCGATCACCGGCGGGGAGCCCCAGGAGGCGATGGACCGGACCTGCCACTATCTCGAACTCCTGAAAGAGGAGTTCGGCGAGGACCACCACACCCACCTCTACACCGGCATCACGGGCGGGCGGGAGAACATGCGCCGCCTCTCGGAGGCAGGTCTCGACGAGATTCGGTTCCACCCCCCATACGAGCAGTGGGGCGACCTCCACGGCACCGAGTGGGAGGAAATCCTCTACATCGCCCGCGAGGAGGGGATGACGCCCGCCTTCGAGATTCCCGGGATCCGCGCCGAGACCGAGTTCCTGGACTTCCTGGACGAGGGCGCAGCCGACTTCTGTAACGTCAACGAGTTCGAGATGAGCGATGGCAACTACCGCCGGATGCAAGAGCAGGGCTACGAACTCAAAGACGGCCACATGAGCGCCGTCGACGGCGACCGCGAGGAGATCCTCGATATCATGGGCGATCACGAGAAGGTCTACTTCTGTACCAGCGTCTTCAAGGACGCCGCCCAGCACCGCCGACGGCTCAAGCGCATGGCAAAGAACATCCGCCGGGAGTTCGACGAGATCACCGACGACGGCACGATCGTCTACGGGAAAACGTGGGCCACCGAGCAGCGACTTGACGATCTGGGGGTCCCAGAAGAGTTCTACACGGTCAAATCCGATCACGTCGAGATCGCGTGGTGGCTCCTCGAAGAGATGGTCGAGGACGGCGACCTAAACAAAGGCGAGATTGTCGAGCAGTACCCGACGGTGAACGGAACAGTGGTCGAACGGACGCCGCTGGCGTGA
- a CDS encoding DUF6517 family protein, with protein MNSQRRRLLAASGVALTGGLAGCLGFVTGDEDLEFSSSPGSVSQSALDSTGYGEHEIEEAPIEETFEIGGQSRTVRLTNWHSQYDRAVDLEPIQRFQGAVFSVFSTPKFEIAGRSVNPIDRWDTDRIVGMVQDRYEGLENLQRTGEYTTPMLGAEPTITEYEGRADITGSGVMIDLNLHVSGAVDHGGDFLLGLAVHPDEIPGEGNAVRTLYDGVEHDG; from the coding sequence ATGAACTCGCAACGACGGCGTCTACTTGCTGCCTCCGGTGTTGCGCTCACCGGTGGTCTCGCCGGCTGTCTGGGATTCGTGACCGGCGATGAGGATCTCGAATTCTCGTCGTCGCCCGGCAGTGTCTCACAGAGCGCGCTCGATAGCACCGGCTACGGCGAACACGAGATCGAGGAGGCCCCGATCGAAGAGACCTTCGAGATCGGCGGACAGAGCCGGACGGTCCGACTCACCAACTGGCACAGCCAGTACGACCGTGCCGTCGATCTCGAACCCATCCAGCGGTTCCAGGGTGCGGTCTTCAGCGTCTTCTCGACGCCCAAGTTCGAGATAGCGGGCCGATCAGTCAACCCGATCGATCGCTGGGACACCGACCGGATCGTCGGGATGGTCCAGGACCGCTACGAGGGCCTCGAAAACCTGCAACGGACCGGCGAGTACACGACGCCGATGCTCGGCGCGGAGCCGACGATCACCGAGTACGAGGGTCGTGCGGACATCACTGGTAGCGGCGTGATGATCGATCTCAACCTCCACGTCTCCGGGGCTGTCGATCACGGCGGCGACTTCCTGCTCGGCCTGGCGGTCCACCCCGACGAGATCCCGGGCGAGGGCAACGCTGTTCGGACGCTGTACGACGGCGTCGAGCATGACGGATAG
- a CDS encoding DNA-binding protein encodes MSNGSDPAAVLTALDRAQDAFEMVGRGRTAFEDGISADEDWKTQLTKACRLLEVVDTLQSEDGYYTAVIEVCFGAIERSIEAYALAMTNNTLQDFRDHQFSYERAHQIGLLEGETAAAMKDLYSENRTESYYGGGRPTQKQAEAMTDLATAVHRFTANQIREGGVCLCD; translated from the coding sequence ATGAGTAACGGTTCGGACCCGGCTGCTGTGCTCACAGCACTCGACCGCGCACAGGATGCCTTCGAGATGGTCGGACGCGGTCGGACAGCGTTCGAGGACGGAATCAGTGCCGACGAAGACTGGAAGACACAGCTGACGAAAGCATGCCGTCTCCTCGAGGTCGTAGACACGCTTCAGTCAGAGGATGGGTACTACACGGCCGTCATCGAGGTCTGTTTCGGCGCGATTGAACGGTCGATCGAGGCGTACGCCCTCGCGATGACGAACAATACGCTTCAGGACTTTCGGGACCACCAGTTCAGCTACGAGCGTGCTCACCAGATCGGGCTGTTAGAAGGGGAGACTGCAGCGGCAATGAAGGACCTCTACAGCGAGAACCGGACAGAGAGTTATTACGGCGGCGGGCGTCCAACCCAGAAACAGGCGGAAGCAATGACTGACCTCGCTACCGCCGTCCATCGGTTCACAGCGAACCAGATCCGAGAAGGCGGCGTCTGCCTGTGTGACTGA